One window from the genome of Garra rufa chromosome 1, GarRuf1.0, whole genome shotgun sequence encodes:
- the LOC141330320 gene encoding uncharacterized protein, which translates to MVFVKEVSEENTSEPDTRRIKQEEPETWQIKQEESETWKIKQEEPESRGIKQEEQETGRIKQEEPGEFIQEGEEGKVLKEDGEKSHVNTEEKPSSCSQIKQNDLKKTGAKKSLICTQCGKSFTRTSNLNRHMRVHTGEKPFTCDQCGKSFTQSVHLKEHMNSHTGEKLYPCDQCDQTFLWASALRRHLPVHTKEQPRSCHLCGKSFSCFSFLKKHQEMHTDVRECGQTVTCSKLHERIHSGEKHFSCTQCEKSFTCKTSLDRHMRVHTGEKPFTCDQCGKRFTKSAKLEDHMNIHTGEKLHKCDHCGKMFLWASVLKKHLKVHSKEKTHSCNLCANSCLCLQNLTEHQQLHTAVGQCMCFWCEKTFTSAKLLRMHERIHTGENPYTCSHCDKRFSQSAHLKIHERIHTGVKPYKCSHCNKRFSDSGDLKRHERIHTGEKPYTCSHCKKRFSCSGELKRHEMIHTGVKPYACSHCDKRFIQSDHLKRHKRIHTGEKP; encoded by the exons ATGGTGTTTGTTAAAGAAGTGAGTGAAGAGAACACGAGTGAACCAGACACtaggagaataaaacaagaggaaccagaaacttggcaaataaaacaagaggaatcaGAAACATGGAAAATAAAACAAGAGGAGCCAGAAAGCAgaggaataaaacaagaggagcAGGAGACcgggagaataaaacaagaggaaccggGAG AGTTTATTCAAGAAGGAGAGGAGGGCAAAGTACTGAAAGAAGATGGGGAGAAAAGTCATGTCAACACTGAGGAAAAACCTTCGAGTTGCTCACAAATCAAACAGAATGATTTAAAGAAAACAGGAGCCAAGAAATCTTTAATCTGCacccagtgtggaaagagtttcactcgcaCATCTAATCTTAAccgtcacatgagagttcatactggagagaagccgttcacttgtgatcaatgtgggaagagtttcacacaatCAGTACACCTTAAGGAACACATGAACagtcacactggagaaaagctgTACCCGTGTGATCAATGCGACCAGACATTTTTGTGGGCTTCAGCCCTGAGGAGACACCTGCCGGTTCATACAAAGGAGCAGCCACgttcatgtcatttgtgtggaaagagtttttcatgtttttcatttttgaaaaaaCATCAGGAAATGCATACTGATGTGAGAGAGTGTGGACAGACTGTTACTTGTTCAAAactgcatgagaggatccactctggagaaaaacatttcagctgcactcagtgtgaaaagagtttcacgTGCAAAACAAGTCTTGAtcgtcacatgagagttcatactggagagaaaccgttcacttgtgatcaatgtgggaagagatTCACAAAATCAGCAAAACTTGAAgatcacatgaacatccacactggagagaagctgcACAAATGCGATCATTGCGGTAAAATGTTTCTATGGGCTTCAGTTCTGAAGAAACACTTGAAGGTTCATTCAAAAGAGAAGACACATTCATGCAATTTGTGTGCTAACAGTTGTTTGTGTCTACAAAATTTGACAGAACATCAGCAACTGCATACTGCTGTGGGACAGTGCATgtgcttttggtgtgaaaagacttttacctCGGCAAAGCTTTTAAGAatgcatgagaggattcacactggagaaaatccTTATacgtgttcacactgtgacaagagattcagtcagtcagcacatctgaaaatacatgagaggatccacactggagtgaaaccttataagtgttcacactgcaacaagagatttagtgaTTCGGGAGACTTaaaaagacatgagaggatccacacaggagagaaaccttacacatgttCACACTGTAAAAAGAGATTTAGTTGTTCAGGAGAACTAAAAAGGCATGAAATGATTCACACTGGAGTGAAACCTTATgcgtgttcacactgtgacaagagattcattcAGTCTGATCATCTGAAAAGACacaagaggatccacactggagagaaaccgtaa